A stretch of Deltaproteobacteria bacterium DNA encodes these proteins:
- the murD gene encoding UDP-N-acetylmuramoyl-L-alanine--D-glutamate ligase, whose protein sequence is MEFQSKTVLIIGLKRTGVSVARFVARQGGRVRVTDRLPAAALAPELASLAQIPLDARLGGDENEALAGVELVVPSPGVPVDAPLLFEAGRRGIPIWSEIELAFRFLSCPLLAVTGTNGKSTTTSLLGAMLTHGGARTFVGGNLGTPLIDAVAGSYAAAVAEISSFQLEWVERFHPRVGIFLNLTEDHMDRHRSFAVYGMTKRALLAQQEPTDWAVVNRDDPEVWPLAHGLPGRIFSFGWQPVAEGSWIEDNVLQVRRDGRTTAFPLDQLRLYGRHNLENVMAATSAALLWGVPSEAVAATLAQFTGLPHRLEFVAEKTGVRYFDDSKGTNVGAVVQSLASFSGPVILLAGGVDKGGDYSPLRPLVREKVKGLVVFGQARSLIRSALGGDTRTLIVETLAEAVATAASLAVPGDTVLLSPACASFDQFDNYAHRGRVFRSCVEGLPS, encoded by the coding sequence GTGGAGTTCCAGAGCAAGACCGTTCTCATCATCGGGTTGAAACGCACGGGCGTAAGTGTCGCGCGCTTCGTGGCGCGGCAAGGAGGCCGAGTCCGTGTGACGGACCGTCTGCCGGCCGCCGCGCTCGCACCCGAGTTAGCCAGCCTCGCGCAGATACCGCTCGATGCGCGTCTGGGTGGAGACGAGAACGAGGCGCTGGCCGGAGTCGAGCTTGTCGTTCCCAGCCCCGGCGTCCCCGTGGATGCCCCACTACTTTTCGAAGCAGGGAGGCGTGGGATTCCCATCTGGAGCGAGATCGAACTGGCCTTCCGTTTTCTCTCTTGTCCACTGCTGGCCGTGACCGGGACCAACGGAAAAAGCACGACGACTTCCTTGCTCGGAGCCATGCTGACACACGGAGGAGCACGCACGTTTGTCGGAGGCAATTTGGGCACCCCGCTCATCGACGCGGTAGCAGGGTCGTACGCCGCCGCTGTGGCGGAAATCTCCAGCTTTCAGTTGGAATGGGTCGAGCGGTTCCATCCGCGCGTGGGGATCTTTCTCAATCTGACGGAAGATCACATGGATCGACATCGCAGCTTCGCGGTGTACGGCATGACGAAACGTGCCTTGTTGGCCCAGCAGGAACCGACGGACTGGGCAGTTGTCAACCGAGACGACCCGGAAGTCTGGCCGCTTGCCCATGGGTTGCCGGGAAGAATCTTCTCTTTCGGTTGGCAGCCGGTTGCCGAGGGAAGCTGGATCGAAGACAACGTCCTCCAGGTGCGGCGAGACGGACGAACCACGGCTTTCCCGCTCGATCAGTTACGTTTGTATGGCCGTCACAACCTGGAAAATGTCATGGCGGCAACAAGTGCAGCGCTGCTCTGGGGCGTTCCGTCAGAAGCCGTGGCCGCGACGTTAGCGCAGTTTACCGGGTTGCCGCATCGCCTCGAGTTCGTCGCAGAAAAGACCGGCGTGCGCTATTTCGACGATTCTAAGGGCACCAATGTTGGGGCCGTCGTGCAGTCGCTGGCCAGTTTTTCCGGCCCGGTCATCCTGTTGGCTGGAGGCGTGGATAAAGGCGGCGATTATAGTCCTTTGCGTCCTTTGGTCCGCGAGAAAGTCAAAGGGCTAGTGGTCTTCGGTCAAGCGCGCTCTCTCATTCGCTCGGCACTGGGCGGGGATACACGGACCCTCATCGTCGAGACCCTAGCCGAGGCCGTCGCCACGGCAGCGTCCCTGGCCGTACCAGGGGATACGGTGTTGCTCTCGCCGGCCTGCGCCAGCTTCGACCAGTTCGACAATTACGCTCATCGTGGCCGCGTCTTTCGCTCCTGCGTGGAGGGGTTGCCGTCATGA
- the ftsW gene encoding putative lipid II flippase FtsW, whose translation MTERGDATVALKRGPIDGWLLVVAILLILVGEVMVFNTTYFYSEKRFDQPFRFVLKHQIALVLGAGALFVVSSLPSTVYRRFVYPLLAAAFVGLSIVFVPGVTHGGVRRWIALGPLNFQPSELAKGAIALYLAHSLTRKAEIISDFTFGVLPHLLIVGSAVGLIVLEPDLGGAAVISLLLFALLSVSDARKKHLALLLGCGAILLALAIVAAPYRMQRVISFLSPQENKQTTGYQLNQSIIAVGTGQLTGVGLGESRQKMSFLPEAHTDFIFAVISEETGLVGAVSVVLLFVLLGVRGLRIAAHHPHPFGSLLAFGCTFLLVGQALLNMAVVLGLLPTKGLPLPFVSYGGSALLMAMVYTGVLLSLSREAWRENFTRA comes from the coding sequence ATGACAGAGAGAGGAGACGCCACCGTCGCCTTGAAACGCGGTCCCATCGATGGATGGTTGCTCGTGGTCGCCATTCTGTTGATCTTGGTCGGCGAAGTCATGGTGTTCAACACGACGTATTTCTACTCGGAGAAGCGTTTCGACCAACCCTTCCGCTTCGTCTTGAAACACCAGATCGCTTTGGTCTTGGGAGCCGGCGCTTTGTTCGTGGTCTCCTCGCTGCCAAGCACCGTCTATCGTCGCTTCGTATATCCACTGCTGGCGGCAGCGTTCGTTGGGCTCTCGATTGTCTTTGTTCCTGGAGTGACACATGGAGGGGTTCGCCGCTGGATCGCCCTCGGGCCTTTGAATTTTCAGCCGTCGGAACTGGCCAAAGGCGCAATCGCTTTGTATCTGGCGCATTCGCTGACACGGAAGGCGGAGATCATCTCCGACTTCACGTTCGGCGTGCTTCCGCATTTATTGATCGTGGGGAGCGCGGTTGGGCTTATAGTCTTGGAGCCGGACTTGGGCGGTGCCGCCGTGATCTCGCTCTTACTATTTGCCCTCTTATCCGTGAGCGACGCGCGCAAGAAACATCTGGCGCTTCTCCTGGGCTGTGGGGCGATCTTGTTAGCGCTGGCCATCGTGGCCGCGCCGTATCGTATGCAACGGGTGATCTCGTTTTTGTCCCCCCAAGAGAATAAGCAAACAACCGGCTATCAGCTCAATCAGTCGATCATTGCCGTCGGAACCGGCCAGCTCACCGGGGTCGGGTTAGGGGAGAGTCGCCAGAAGATGTCTTTCCTTCCCGAAGCGCATACCGATTTTATTTTTGCCGTGATTAGCGAAGAAACCGGGTTGGTTGGCGCGGTCAGCGTGGTGTTGCTGTTCGTACTCCTGGGGGTACGCGGTCTCCGCATCGCCGCGCATCACCCGCACCCCTTTGGAAGTTTGCTAGCGTTCGGCTGCACCTTTCTCTTAGTGGGGCAGGCTCTGCTGAACATGGCGGTTGTGCTTGGTCTCTTGCCGACCAAAGGGCTGCCGTTACCGTTCGTTAGCTACGGCGGTTCTGCCTTGCTGATGGCGATGGTCTACACTGGTGTCTTGCTGAGTCTTTCGCGAGAAGCCTGGAGAGAGAATTTTACTCGTGCCTAA
- the murG gene encoding undecaprenyldiphospho-muramoylpentapeptide beta-N-acetylglucosaminyltransferase, which translates to MPKGLRLLLAAGGTGGHLFPGIAVAEAAQREVGAEVLFVGAANGLEKEVVPRLGFPLRLIPAQQLRGRNWSGALQAWWAAFRAVGVAWRVVREFAPDVIFSIGGYAAGPTVLAGWGQRVPCVLLEPNAIPGLTNRWLGRVATKICVGFPRTATFFPSHKAVYTGSPVRWPAASSPPSPQTSSTLSTLFIFGGSAGARRLNQTVPQALALLAAANRPARIIHQTGRAEHAEAVALYERLGVQAEVVAFIENMREVYVAADLVICRAGAMTIAELTVLGKPAILVPYPYAADDHQRANAEVLVQGGAARMILDAEFTPERVGETIRTLLSNREGLEAMARASAALGKPQATHAVVRECLACVPAIRKKETETAQL; encoded by the coding sequence GTGCCTAAAGGATTACGACTGCTTCTCGCTGCCGGTGGAACCGGGGGGCATTTGTTCCCAGGCATTGCCGTGGCCGAAGCGGCCCAGCGCGAGGTCGGCGCCGAGGTGCTCTTTGTCGGCGCGGCCAATGGGCTGGAGAAAGAAGTCGTTCCACGGCTGGGGTTTCCTTTGCGGCTCATTCCCGCACAACAACTGCGCGGGCGTAATTGGTCTGGAGCACTCCAAGCGTGGTGGGCGGCGTTTCGCGCCGTGGGCGTGGCCTGGCGGGTGGTGCGAGAATTCGCTCCCGATGTCATTTTTAGTATTGGCGGATACGCTGCGGGACCAACCGTGCTGGCGGGATGGGGGCAGCGCGTGCCGTGTGTGCTCTTAGAGCCGAACGCCATTCCGGGATTAACGAATCGTTGGCTGGGACGAGTAGCGACAAAGATTTGCGTAGGCTTCCCGCGGACGGCAACCTTTTTTCCGTCCCACAAAGCGGTCTATACCGGGAGCCCAGTGCGTTGGCCTGCGGCTTCGTCGCCGCCGTCGCCGCAGACTTCTTCGACGCTATCCACGTTGTTTATCTTCGGTGGCAGCGCTGGTGCACGGCGCTTAAATCAAACCGTGCCGCAGGCCTTGGCGTTACTTGCAGCAGCGAACCGTCCGGCTCGTATCATTCACCAAACGGGCCGGGCCGAGCACGCGGAAGCGGTGGCGTTGTACGAGCGGCTCGGCGTGCAGGCGGAGGTGGTCGCATTCATCGAGAATATGCGTGAGGTCTATGTCGCAGCGGACTTGGTGATTTGCCGGGCCGGTGCGATGACGATCGCCGAGCTGACCGTGTTGGGAAAGCCCGCCATTTTGGTCCCTTACCCGTACGCCGCCGACGATCATCAACGCGCCAATGCCGAGGTACTGGTGCAAGGCGGTGCCGCGCGTATGATCCTGGACGCCGAATTCACACCGGAACGAGTCGGCGAGACGATCCGCACGTTATTGTCCAATCGGGAAGGCTTGGAGGCGATGGCGCGCGCGTCCGCCGCTCTCGGCAAACCGCAAGCCACGCACGCGGTGGTGCGCGAATGTCTGGCGTGCGTGCCGGCTATACGGAAAAAAGAAACGGAGACGGCTCAGCTGTGA
- a CDS encoding UDP-N-acetylmuramate--L-alanine ligase translates to MSGVRAGYTEKRNGDGSAVTATIASIPSRALVVNALPTTPPFGEGQVFFDTNRRIHFVGIGGIGMSGIAEVLLNLGYQVSGSDLAESETTRRLAALGAEISYGHHAETVTSATDVVVISSAVKYANPEVARARELTIPVIPRAEMLAELMRLKYGIAVAGTHGKTTTTSLVAAVLAQAHLDPTMVIGGKLNVLGSNARLGQGRFLVAEADESDGTFLLLNPTIVVVTNIDPEHLDFYGDMERVKAAYLDFINRVPFYGRAILCLDSVNVRALLPHVRKRFVTYGLSPEAEFTARNLQVTGLTTYCEVWHGEEALGELCLNLPGRHYALNALAVIAVSRELGIPFAHVQEALSNFAGIQRRFEVKGEVSGVLVIDDYAHHPEEIRATLRAAREGVAHNGERRVVALFQPHRYTRTRDLFDEFLSAFDDADVLVLTEIYAAGEDPIAQVSGEMLYRALKKRGHAEVHFAPTKEELLATTANLLQSGDVVMTLGAGDIHRSGMALLDHLHQGGLRAS, encoded by the coding sequence ATGTCTGGCGTGCGTGCCGGCTATACGGAAAAAAGAAACGGAGACGGCTCAGCTGTGACTGCCACGATTGCCTCAATTCCATCTCGTGCCCTCGTCGTCAATGCGTTGCCGACCACGCCGCCGTTCGGAGAAGGTCAGGTCTTCTTCGATACGAACCGGCGCATCCATTTCGTGGGGATCGGTGGGATCGGCATGAGCGGCATAGCCGAGGTGCTCCTCAACCTTGGTTATCAGGTCAGCGGGTCAGACCTCGCGGAATCCGAGACCACGCGACGACTGGCCGCGTTGGGAGCCGAGATTTCTTACGGCCATCACGCCGAAACGGTTACGTCAGCCACCGATGTCGTGGTCATTTCCTCGGCGGTGAAGTATGCCAATCCGGAAGTCGCGCGCGCTCGGGAACTGACGATTCCGGTGATTCCACGCGCGGAAATGCTGGCCGAACTCATGCGCCTCAAGTATGGCATCGCCGTGGCGGGTACGCACGGCAAAACCACGACGACCTCGTTGGTTGCCGCCGTCTTGGCGCAAGCCCATCTCGACCCGACCATGGTGATCGGCGGCAAATTGAACGTGCTCGGCTCGAATGCCCGACTGGGCCAAGGGCGGTTTCTGGTGGCGGAAGCCGACGAAAGCGATGGCACCTTTCTCTTGCTCAACCCGACCATCGTCGTCGTGACCAACATCGATCCCGAACATCTCGACTTCTACGGCGACATGGAGCGGGTGAAAGCGGCCTACCTCGATTTCATTAACCGGGTACCGTTCTATGGCCGGGCGATCCTGTGCCTCGACAGCGTCAATGTCCGCGCCTTGTTGCCGCATGTGCGCAAGCGCTTCGTGACCTATGGCTTGAGTCCCGAAGCGGAGTTTACCGCGCGCAACCTGCAGGTCACCGGACTCACCACATACTGCGAGGTCTGGCATGGCGAGGAGGCGCTCGGCGAGCTGTGTCTGAATCTCCCGGGACGACATTATGCTCTCAACGCCTTGGCGGTCATTGCCGTGTCGCGCGAGTTGGGCATTCCTTTCGCCCACGTGCAGGAAGCGCTGAGCAACTTCGCCGGCATTCAACGGCGCTTCGAGGTTAAAGGAGAAGTGTCGGGCGTGCTCGTGATCGACGATTACGCGCATCATCCCGAGGAAATACGGGCAACCTTACGCGCGGCGCGCGAGGGCGTGGCGCACAATGGCGAACGCCGCGTGGTGGCATTGTTCCAACCCCACCGCTACACCCGCACGCGAGACTTATTCGACGAATTTTTGTCGGCCTTCGACGATGCGGATGTCTTGGTGTTAACCGAAATCTATGCCGCTGGGGAAGACCCGATTGCGCAGGTGTCCGGCGAGATGTTGTACCGCGCCTTGAAGAAACGCGGCCATGCCGAAGTGCATTTCGCGCCGACGAAGGAAGAGCTGCTCGCGACGACGGCCAATCTTCTCCAATCCGGGGATGTGGTAATGACGCTGGGCGCTGGAGACATCCATCGCAGCGGAATGGCGTTGCTCGATCACCTACATCAGGGAGGACTGCGTGCGTCCTGA
- the murB gene encoding UDP-N-acetylmuramate dehydrogenase: MRPELCKRLLTLLGERVRFARPLARHTSFRVGGPADAFVAPASVAELQTVLRILAEEGVSYFLLGGGTNILVSDKGVRGVVIHLGAEFNYHRWTELGDEARAQVGAARPLGRFVRDATAKGYGGIEFAEGIPGSVGGGLLMNAGAFGGELSRVVMAIHGVLADGQCARLAGEALGFAYRRTTLPPGFIVTEVEFRLHRSAPESIAAKLTHAQQKRQATQPHGYPNAGSIFKNPPGTYAGKLIEEAGLKGLAYGQAQVSEQHANFIVNKGGARAAEVKQLMEQVQRVVWEKNLVRLEPEVRLVGEWE; the protein is encoded by the coding sequence GTGCGTCCTGAGCTGTGCAAGCGCCTGCTGACCCTACTCGGCGAACGTGTCCGGTTCGCCCGGCCTTTAGCGCGCCACACCTCGTTTCGGGTCGGTGGTCCGGCGGACGCCTTTGTTGCCCCCGCATCGGTCGCGGAACTCCAGACGGTGCTGCGCATCCTTGCAGAGGAAGGCGTGTCGTATTTTTTGCTCGGCGGAGGGACGAACATTCTTGTCAGCGATAAAGGGGTGCGTGGGGTGGTGATCCATCTGGGGGCCGAGTTCAACTATCACCGATGGACGGAACTGGGAGATGAGGCACGTGCGCAGGTCGGAGCGGCACGTCCGCTTGGCCGTTTCGTGCGCGATGCCACAGCCAAGGGCTATGGCGGCATTGAGTTCGCCGAAGGCATTCCCGGTAGCGTTGGCGGTGGACTGCTCATGAACGCCGGCGCTTTTGGCGGAGAACTGAGTCGCGTGGTCATGGCGATTCATGGCGTGCTCGCTGACGGGCAGTGCGCGCGGCTAGCGGGTGAAGCTCTCGGGTTTGCGTATCGGCGGACAACACTGCCGCCTGGTTTCATCGTGACCGAGGTCGAGTTTCGTTTGCACCGTAGTGCGCCGGAAAGTATCGCCGCGAAACTGACGCACGCGCAACAGAAGCGGCAGGCAACGCAACCGCACGGGTATCCCAACGCCGGGTCCATTTTCAAAAATCCACCGGGCACGTACGCCGGTAAATTGATCGAAGAGGCCGGGCTCAAGGGACTCGCCTATGGTCAAGCGCAAGTCTCCGAACAACATGCGAACTTTATCGTCAATAAAGGCGGGGCGCGGGCGGCTGAGGTCAAGCAACTGATGGAGCAGGTCCAACGCGTGGTCTGGGAAAAGAACCTAGTCCGCCTCGAGCCCGAGGTGCGCCTCGTGGGCGAATGGGAATGA
- a CDS encoding D-alanine--D-alanine ligase: MTSPWRDKKVGVLFGGMSAERDISLLTGEAVSQALHECGYTIVPVEVDAAGAWIAHVREVEVAFLALHGKFGEDGAVQGVLELLGVPYTGSGVLASALAMNKPMAKRVWETHALPTPSWQTIEKHEPWTLRPELAYPVVVKPCAEGSSVGVSIVRSQETLQSSLAEAFRYDEQALVEAYIAGKEVTVGIVGDRALGAMEVIAKGEFHSYEVKYTAGREEFVLPAELAPGAEDRVLRVALAAHRTLGCTGYSRIDTRVNEAGAVFLLEVNTLPGLTSFSYLPRIAAYAGFSYSDLVEEILRRATLHIRRRAA, translated from the coding sequence ATGACTTCTCCTTGGCGCGATAAAAAAGTCGGGGTGCTGTTCGGTGGGATGTCTGCCGAGCGCGACATTTCCTTGCTGACGGGCGAAGCGGTGAGCCAGGCATTGCACGAGTGCGGATACACGATCGTACCCGTGGAAGTCGATGCCGCCGGCGCGTGGATCGCCCACGTGCGCGAGGTCGAGGTCGCGTTCCTCGCCCTGCATGGAAAATTCGGCGAGGATGGTGCCGTGCAGGGGGTGCTGGAGTTGTTGGGCGTGCCCTACACCGGCTCTGGAGTGCTCGCCAGCGCTCTGGCGATGAATAAGCCGATGGCAAAGCGCGTGTGGGAAACGCACGCGTTGCCCACACCGTCATGGCAAACGATCGAGAAGCACGAACCGTGGACGTTGCGCCCGGAGCTGGCCTATCCTGTCGTCGTCAAGCCGTGCGCGGAAGGGTCGAGCGTCGGTGTGTCCATCGTACGTTCTCAAGAAACCCTCCAGAGCAGTCTCGCCGAGGCGTTTCGTTACGATGAGCAGGCGTTAGTGGAAGCCTATATTGCCGGGAAGGAAGTCACGGTCGGGATTGTCGGCGACCGCGCACTCGGGGCGATGGAAGTGATTGCGAAGGGAGAGTTTCATTCCTACGAGGTGAAATACACCGCCGGACGCGAGGAGTTCGTTCTTCCGGCGGAGCTTGCACCGGGCGCGGAAGACCGTGTCCTGCGCGTCGCGCTGGCGGCGCATCGCACGCTCGGCTGCACTGGGTACAGTCGTATCGATACGCGCGTGAACGAAGCAGGGGCGGTTTTTCTGCTCGAGGTCAACACGCTGCCCGGGTTGACCTCGTTTAGTTATTTGCCGCGCATTGCAGCCTATGCCGGATTCAGCTACAGCGATCTAGTCGAAGAAATTCTGCGACGAGCAACTCTTCACATCCGGAGGAGGGCAGCATGA
- a CDS encoding FtsQ-type POTRA domain-containing protein has protein sequence MKQAKRWWSRRGKENRKHKPALRWGRFRSTGLMVLVFVLVLFLLPERLKTGWSLLTQYVERHPYFTVQEVVIDESAGFSQALVREWSGVSVGMSMWDVDPERVESQLLSRSWIQSAQVRRAFPRRVHLAVSVRQPIAIVLHDPPFYLDESGVYFRNPEWDVPMNLPYISGFSAVAIEATEVRTALEGVPRLLALSRSWKEPLSEIHWDAREGYSLFLEQRRVTVRLGQEHSQETFDRVGVVLAQWPPEAPAAVFDARFADQVVVRPYAGENSALSPALSRSL, from the coding sequence ATGAAGCAGGCAAAGCGGTGGTGGTCGAGGCGCGGCAAGGAAAATCGGAAGCATAAACCTGCGCTGCGATGGGGGCGATTTCGTTCCACGGGCCTGATGGTGCTCGTATTCGTTCTTGTCCTTTTCCTCTTACCGGAGCGGCTGAAGACTGGGTGGTCTCTCTTGACGCAGTACGTGGAGCGTCATCCCTACTTTACCGTGCAAGAAGTGGTGATCGACGAGAGCGCGGGCTTCTCGCAGGCGCTCGTTCGAGAATGGAGTGGCGTGTCGGTGGGCATGAGCATGTGGGATGTCGATCCTGAACGGGTCGAAAGTCAATTGCTTTCGCGCTCGTGGATTCAGTCCGCGCAGGTGCGGCGCGCGTTTCCCCGGCGGGTGCATCTTGCCGTCAGCGTCCGGCAACCGATCGCCATCGTCCTGCACGATCCTCCTTTCTACCTCGACGAATCCGGTGTGTACTTCCGCAACCCGGAGTGGGATGTGCCCATGAACCTCCCGTACATCAGCGGCTTCTCGGCGGTGGCGATCGAGGCGACGGAGGTCCGCACTGCGCTCGAAGGGGTGCCACGCCTCTTGGCCCTGTCGCGCTCGTGGAAAGAACCGTTGTCGGAGATTCATTGGGATGCGCGGGAGGGCTACTCGCTCTTTCTCGAACAGCGGCGCGTGACGGTTCGTCTGGGGCAAGAGCATTCGCAGGAGACATTCGATCGAGTTGGGGTAGTGTTGGCGCAATGGCCTCCGGAGGCGCCGGCGGCGGTCTTTGACGCTCGCTTCGCTGACCAAGTCGTCGTGCGTCCGTACGCAGGGGAAAACAGCGCACTCAGTCCCGCGCTCAGCCGTTCGTTGTAA
- the ftsA gene encoding cell division protein FtsA, with product MAREHPLIVSLDIGTYKTAVVVAEATPDELEILAVGTALSGQGLRKSQVINIDATVQAVRKAVEEAQLGANCEIHNVCASISGEYLLGLISQGAWAVKNREVDSNDVQKVLEIARAVVLPSGYEILHVLPQGFWVDGHERGRDPLGASGVRLESSVQIIAAPSDAVQTIHKCGERAGLQVHGVHFAALAAAESVLTPEEKELGVAVVDVGGGSTGMVAYSQGVVQYAAVLPVGGAHITNDLAAGLRTTMTEAEKLKQKYGCAVASLVSNGETVEMPKIGLRDPLPLPRRRLSEIIEPRAEEIFSLVREQFYHAGILNKLESGVILTGGSVIMEGMPEIAERIFHLPVRRGSPRQISGLVDATNSPMYATGVGLALCELQQVRLNGASRPSETQGWRRARERVVEWIRDFF from the coding sequence ATGGCTAGGGAGCATCCGTTAATCGTCAGTCTCGATATTGGTACGTACAAGACCGCAGTCGTGGTGGCGGAAGCCACGCCGGACGAGCTGGAGATTCTGGCGGTGGGGACCGCCCTTTCCGGGCAAGGGTTGCGCAAGAGCCAGGTGATCAACATCGATGCTACCGTGCAAGCCGTGCGCAAGGCAGTGGAAGAGGCGCAACTGGGAGCGAATTGCGAAATCCATAACGTCTGCGCCAGCATTAGCGGAGAGTACCTTCTTGGCTTGATCAGCCAAGGCGCCTGGGCAGTCAAAAACCGCGAAGTGGATTCCAACGATGTCCAGAAAGTCTTAGAAATCGCGCGCGCCGTGGTCCTGCCGTCAGGCTACGAAATTTTGCACGTCCTGCCGCAGGGGTTTTGGGTCGATGGGCACGAGCGTGGCCGCGATCCGTTGGGCGCGTCCGGTGTGCGGTTGGAGTCGAGTGTGCAGATTATTGCGGCACCGAGCGACGCGGTCCAAACCATTCACAAATGCGGCGAACGCGCAGGGCTGCAAGTGCATGGCGTACACTTCGCGGCGCTCGCTGCCGCCGAATCGGTATTAACGCCGGAAGAGAAGGAACTGGGAGTCGCGGTCGTGGATGTGGGTGGGGGCAGCACCGGCATGGTTGCCTACTCGCAGGGCGTCGTGCAGTATGCCGCCGTGCTCCCTGTCGGTGGCGCGCATATCACCAACGATCTCGCGGCAGGGTTGCGCACGACCATGACCGAAGCGGAGAAGCTGAAACAAAAGTACGGCTGCGCGGTCGCGAGCCTAGTCTCGAATGGCGAAACGGTCGAAATGCCGAAGATCGGGCTCCGCGATCCGCTGCCGCTGCCGCGTCGCCGCTTGAGCGAAATTATCGAACCGCGGGCCGAGGAGATTTTTTCTCTCGTGCGGGAGCAGTTCTATCATGCCGGCATTCTCAACAAACTGGAGTCGGGGGTGATCCTCACCGGAGGCAGTGTGATTATGGAAGGTATGCCGGAGATTGCCGAGCGCATCTTTCACCTGCCAGTCCGCCGCGGGTCCCCTCGCCAGATCAGTGGGCTTGTAGACGCCACCAACAGTCCGATGTATGCGACTGGGGTAGGACTCGCGTTATGCGAACTTCAACAAGTACGGTTAAATGGTGCCTCTCGTCCGAGCGAAACCCAGGGCTGGCGTCGCGCTCGGGAACGGGTGGTTGAATGGATTCGTGACTTTTTCTAG
- the ftsZ gene encoding cell division protein FtsZ codes for MFEFEETNDSRALIRIVGIGGAGCNAINTMISAGLIGVDFIAANTDAQALRVNSASTKIQVGGSLTKGLGAGADPDVGKRATVESEDELRGYLAESDMVFVTAGMGGGTGTGGAPVVARIARELGALTVGVVTKPFLFEGKKRMRQADEGLRQLREHVDTLICIPNQRLLAAASRSQPLLEAFHKADEVLLQAVRGISDLITVHGLINLDFADVRTIMASMGMAIMGTATAKGEGRAEEAARHAIASPLLEDISIRGARGVLINITGGASLTLHEVNEAATLIQEEADEEANIIFGAVIDDRIDEEIRITVIATGFGDNEVLQAPPQPATATRPGITPLRTSPRSPANRQKVNMGTVVVDDLDTPAWQRKRPSEAPPATAAPANLDVEDRYDIPAFLRKQAN; via the coding sequence ATGTTCGAATTTGAAGAAACGAACGATAGCAGAGCATTGATCAGAATCGTCGGCATCGGCGGTGCCGGCTGTAATGCAATTAATACCATGATTTCCGCCGGGCTGATCGGGGTGGATTTCATTGCCGCCAACACTGACGCGCAAGCCCTCCGGGTCAATTCCGCCTCCACCAAAATCCAAGTCGGCGGCTCCTTGACCAAAGGCTTAGGTGCCGGTGCCGATCCGGATGTCGGCAAACGGGCGACGGTGGAGTCGGAGGACGAACTGCGTGGGTATTTGGCGGAGTCCGACATGGTGTTCGTGACCGCCGGCATGGGCGGTGGCACCGGGACCGGCGGCGCTCCGGTCGTCGCTCGTATTGCGCGCGAACTCGGAGCGTTGACGGTGGGCGTCGTCACCAAGCCGTTCTTATTCGAAGGGAAAAAACGGATGCGTCAAGCTGACGAAGGCTTGCGTCAACTACGTGAACATGTGGATACCCTCATCTGTATCCCCAACCAGCGCCTCCTGGCCGCCGCCAGTCGGAGCCAGCCGCTGCTGGAAGCGTTTCATAAGGCGGATGAAGTGTTGCTGCAAGCCGTGCGTGGCATCTCCGATCTCATCACCGTGCACGGGCTCATCAACTTGGACTTTGCCGATGTGCGCACGATCATGGCCAGCATGGGTATGGCGATCATGGGCACAGCCACGGCCAAAGGCGAAGGGCGCGCCGAAGAAGCCGCGCGTCATGCCATCGCCAGCCCGCTGCTGGAAGATATCTCGATCCGCGGCGCGCGTGGGGTGCTGATCAATATCACCGGTGGGGCAAGTCTGACGCTCCATGAAGTCAACGAAGCCGCGACGCTCATCCAAGAAGAGGCGGATGAAGAAGCGAACATCATCTTTGGCGCGGTTATCGATGACCGCATCGACGAGGAGATTCGTATCACGGTAATCGCCACTGGGTTCGGTGACAACGAAGTGCTGCAAGCACCACCGCAACCCGCCACTGCCACGCGGCCAGGCATCACCCCGCTGCGCACCTCGCCGCGTTCGCCAGCAAACCGGCAGAAAGTGAACATGGGAACGGTGGTGGTCGATGACCTCGATACCCCGGCCTGGCAGCGCAAACGCCCAAGCGAGGCTCCGCCCGCTACCGCTGCTCCTGCAAACCTCGATGTCGAGGACCGCTACGACATCCCGGCGTTCTTGCGCAAGCAAGCGAATTAA